The genome window GATGTTTTGCTCtatgaagtaatccaacaatgtgtacGCCACCATGTTGTCTGTTTTAAATCTTCTCTCATTGATCGAGACAGGTGGGTCCAACCCAAAGTGCTGCATGTCATGACACACCGGTCACGATCAATGAGAAGATTTGAAACGGACAACATGGTGGCgtacacattgttggattactttATGGCTTAAAATAATTATTTTAACAAAAGGAGTATTTTATCAATTCAAATGAGCCACCTGCAACTGGACATATACATTTTTAGATTATACATGTTTGTCCGAATCGAGAACAGTAGTATGCCCAAATTAAAATGATCTGTGCCACACCAAACAGTACCTAACCTGTAATGGCTAATGGAGCATCACATTAGCCTGTTATAATATGTTAGCTAGATACCATGGTGTACACATTGGAGAGCTAGCTAGCTGGTCTACAGATACACCGGAATAAGTAGCTTACTAGTAGGGACGCCAAATTGCAGGTGTTGCCAGCAACTGAATAGCTTGTTCTAGTACTGGTGTACTTTTTGGACGCTTCCAGCATTCAGTGAGTCATTTCCTTGACAGCACGAATTCAGACGAGGAATACATTATTTCATATAACACTGGGTCATTCAATATGCTTTTCCCCCCTTCCACTCCCAAAACATGAACAACGCTATATTCTTCAGGCATATATCCTAGAACCAACGTTGGATACACTTTCATCAAGGTAAAACGAAACGCAATCTTACCAATATCGACCCGTTCAGCTGATGATATCCCAATGCAATCCTCCACCAATGCGGAAAATGGTTGTTTCACCTGTGCAAAGGAACCTCGGCGAGCGTGCAGTGATTTCTCCGCAGAATTAAAACCGGTACCGATGCCTGCCGTTTTCACGGgcgatgttttttgttgttgaagatTTTAAAGTTAGAAACCATGAACGTAACCCTCTTCTTACTACTACTAGCTACACACTATCTGAATGGAATAGGGAGAAATCCGTTGGTGTCAGGCGGGAGAGGGGTTGACATAAGAACACTCCCACTGGAAATCTCTAGGAAAAATATTGGACGCCCAAACAGCGCCCCCTCGTGCTACAAATGTAGTAGTCAACAGTAGTTCCACTCCTGACAGATACACAGGCACTGTAGTTCCACATGCATTTCATCAAAGACACTATGAAAACTGCTTATCCAGTCCCCGATCACACTAGTAGGCGTTTTCATTAGTGAAATTGGCTAAGCTAAGTTCATGCGTAGAAACACTTCATCGGGTTTAATGGTCGTCTCTCGACGAGCTGCGCATGTGCAGgtcgtcaaatcaaaggcactccttggatataaagttgtttttgacaaaaATTAAAACGTCTCAGTTTGTCTCTGttacgaggttggagtaataataTATTCATCTGCTTACGACATTGGCTTGAATCTAGGTTGTGTctttagatttcgagaaaatAAAAAACGAAGGAATATTTTtgcacttctctcattgacttctcaaaccccaaacgccatcctggtctgtttggtctattTTGCAAGCGTTCCCAGAAATCCCGCGATGTtgtgcctctgggtttagaaactctgatTACGTTCTCTGTGTTTTCTTCTTCTTCGAGGTTTAATGGCAGACTACAACCTACTGGTGtgttgccgccacctactgtactgggtAGTGAAATAAAAATATTGCATTGcgggaataaaaaaataaatcccaCTCCTTAGGTCACAGttcaaatcacatccctacacaggctcaggaACCTGTGAGGATAGAGTATTCATCGACAGGATTCCTTGTAATAACTCTGCTGtaaaatcccccccaaaacacACCAGTAGGTTGTAGTCTGCCATTAAACCTTAAACTCACAAGGATGCCTATTTTCTCAGATTTCTCTGTTTGCGCTGTACAGTTGAGAACCAGTGCAATAAACGCTACAAAGTCCACCTTCTTTAACATGCAACATGTCAAGATCCCTCTGTTGACAAAGAATATTCACTGGTGTCTCCTTGTACTACCATTATTTCTTCAACATCACTCCTTTCTTCCAGTCTTCTCACCCCGCCTCCGGAAAGCAGGcattctggacagcccttattcttGTCTCCTTCAACCTAACTGAGAACTTCATTCATTTGAGCGCATGTTCGCCACTACAATTGTAACATTTGGGCTCAGCTGGCATACAATACTCCTCCCGTCTACTTAAACTTGACACATGACCAAATAATTGACATTTATCACACTGCATGGGTTTAGGCATGAAGGCTCTTGCAGGGTATTTCACAAAACCCAAATACTACGTGAGAAGGGAGAAACTCTTCTTCAAAAACCAACAGAATGGATAGAGTGGGTTTCCTCACTCCATGCGGGTCAGTCGGTGTGCACCAACCACTTGATCCAATTCTTAATGTGTTTCCCTTGCATTTGCTTGTAGCGCATAACATAACCCCCTGGATAGGCACCCTGCTTTGAAGATCCACACACAACACATTCCAATCCGACATCTTCTTGAGGCGCAGAGCACACTCCTTGTGTCCCACAGATGCACAGAAAGCCAAAATAAGACCACTTCTCATTACTCTCACCGACACCACCTCAACCAACTTATCCACGATTTTCAGACTTCAAAACGGATCTCCCAGGTAACTCCACTGATCCAAAACCCTCATTCCGACCCCAAAAGAATCAGAACTAGGATCGGATTTACTAGATTTTACTACCACTTTACTTGTCTTGTTTAATTTTGTAATCCAATTCCTCTCACTCTcatctccactccactccaagcGTCATCTGCTTCAAACAGAACATCCGCTTCCGCCATCTTCCTACCCTCCTCTGTGTGTTTTAGTAGTCCTTCTCTATTTTAAGTGTAATAATGAAAAAGCATCTACTTTAGGGTTATTTTATAGCCCTTGTAGAACTGTAGATCTAGGCTtattctgtgtctgggaaacagcCATATGGCTACAGTATTGACACACACATTAACCAAACAAAGCTGGGGGAAAAAATCCACTTGAACGCTCCCCAACCTGTGGGACATCATCTCTGAGCTCCGACTTCTCCCACATTCTGAACTTTGACATCACATACAAAGGAAATTACCTTGATAACATCATTTTTGGCAGTTAAAtgccacacacaaaaaaaaacatgtccaAATACAATCTATTGATTTGTTTACGAGGATGATATCTGTACTTTTATTTTATGGTTGTTGCAGCTTGTTTGCCATTAACTAAATCGGCGTTATCAACGAGTTCAAAGCACGTGAACGCACACAACTCGTTTCTTCCAGTTTACAAGTATTTTCCGAGTTTCCCACTTTTTATGCAAGCAGCATTACCTGTGGTCACTGGCGTCGTCTACTGATCGAGAGGATCACAGACGTGTACAGACGTTAACACCTTTGAATAATGCAAAAACGGCAACAATGTCCATTAGTTTGATGATGTAAACTAACGCTCTTGGTTCAAAGCTTAGTCTGCATATCCAGTATACATATTGATAACTGGTACGTGAACTGGAACTATTCATGCCACATCAAAAGATAATTCATTTTCAGGCCCGTAAACAAATGTTCGTCAAGATATCACGTTGTAATTAGCACCTTGCAAACCATAACACAAAATATAGCTGACTTCAATGCTGCTAGTCATCCAAATCTTGATTCGTCACGTCTCTCCCAGTCAAGATCATCTTTGCTCGAGCCCCGAACCCGAGTGGTGGAGATCTTTTTTTCATGGCACCGTGCCCCGGGTGAGTAGAGATCCTTTTTTCATGGCACCGTGCCCCGGGTGAGTGGAGATCCTTTTTTCATGGCACGGTGCCCCGGGTGAGTGGAGATCCTTCTTTCATGGCACGGTGCCCCGGGTGAGTGGAGATCCTTTTTTCATGGCACGGTGCCCCGGGTGAGTGGAGATCCTTTTTTCATGGCACGGTGACCCGGGTGAGTGGAGATCCTTTTTTTCATGGCACGGTGCCCCGGGTGAGTGGAGATCCTTTTTCATGGCACCGTGCCCCGGGGGAGTAGAGAATTCACTTAACGACCAATGGAATTATCTCAAATGGTTTTAGCGCGCGCACTTTTATAAAATTATATTATTTCTTcttctatacaatgttgatcagtacaataaaaCGAGTCCCAAATTGAAGGGAAACAGATCGTTTTccatgaaatcagccaaaacaagctcaataactcaatgcatgcacacacttctattgaatatgcattcacctgtattgtaaataggcctaggctacattttgatgtacccagtttatcaatagaCTAGAGATTTACCACTCAAATAAATTATTGTTATGTAGTTAGATTGCTAAAAAAAAAGTCACATTGTATGAGTGTAGTTGATTAATTAATGCATACATGAAACATTTTACAATTGAAATGTATTGATAGTGAACTCAAAAGTGCCATTCTGTGACTATGGCTAATACACCTTATGTTTTTCCCTTGGTATCTTTTTGGTATCGAGTATTACGATACTAAATCTGGTACTGTTCTCAAAGTCACACAACACAACTCAGTAATGGTATAACAGTCATTCATTCAACAAGAAATCAACATATATAGCAGCAAACAAAATAATATGCATTTACAATGAATATCACCAAATCTACAACTACCACATTTGTATGACAAATtcttaacacccccccccccacacacacacatcatataaTTACATACTGTATGTTCCGTAATTGATGTCAGGAATTACACTTAAAATCTTCCAGAGGAGTGAGAAATAAAGCCTTCAGCTGTTATCGTTGGTCATTCACATCGTGTAATTGGTGCATCGTTACAACTTTGCTTTGGTGCATTGTTGGAAGAAGACCTTTTTCTAGGTGTATCGCAGTACGGTACGTTTTCCAGAAGAAGGCTCTCTCTAGGTCGGAGTTCTGTGAAATGAAAAGACACAGGAAACACTGGAGGCTAAATGTGGAAAACAAACCCCTGTGGGCATAGCCTAAACccctattcatatatatatatacatacatacatacatacatacatacatatatatatatacacacatatatatatatatacacacatatatatatatatatatatatatatatatatacacatatatacacacacacatatatatatctatatacacacatatatatatatatacatatacatatatatatatatacatatacatatacatatatatacatatatatacatatatatacatatatatacatatacatatatatatatacatatatatacatatacatatatatacatatatatatatatatatatatatatatatacatatatatatacatatatatatatatatatatacatatatatatatatatatatatatatatatacatatatatatatatatatatatatatacatatatatatatatatatatatatgactgcTGTAATTGTTGTGTTTCTCATTACCCAGTGTGCCAAAAAATATAGCAAAAAAAGTTTTCCTTTTCTTGATGTATTAGACTTGTTTGTTTAAAAAGAAAATAACTTACGAATCCTATCTTCAGCTACATGCTCGGCTTGTACGACATCTTGACGAAGAAACACTTCCACACCAGCGGCCATTTTAATCATCTGGAAAAATACAGTAGAAATATGAACAATCTCTATTGTGCTCAGTCTCTAgacacatcaatcaatcaatcaaatgtatttatatagccctttttacatcagctgatatctcaaagtgctgtacagaaacccagcctaaaaccccaaacagcaaacaatgcagatgtagaagcacggtggctaggaaaaactgttaacctgttagggatagggggcagtatttgcacggccggataaaaaacgtacccgaattaatctggttactactcctgcccagtaactagaatatgcatataattgtttgatttggatagaaaacaccctaaagtttctaaaactgtttgaatggtgtctgtgagtataacagaactcatttggcaggccaaaacctgagaagatttcaaacaggaagcgccctctctgaccatttcttgatcatctctatccaaaacaggggatctctggcataacgtcacattttctaatgctcccataggctctcagaaggcgccagaacgttgaatgatgactttgcaggccatggctgaaaaacagtagcgcatttggtaagtggtcgatctgagaacaatgaggctggggcgcgcgtgcacgagactccaccatgtttacattttcagtctttgaacgaaaacagggtttcccggtcggaatattatcgcttttttatgagaaaaatcgcataaaaattgattttaaacagcgtttgacatgcttcgaagtacggtaattgaatatttagaatttttctgtcacgaaacgcgccgggcgcgtcacccttctttacccttcggatagtgtcttgaacgcacgaacaaaacgccgctatttggatataactatggattatttggaaccaaaccaacatttgttattgaagtagaagtcctgggagtgcattctaacgaagaacagcaaaggtaatccaatttttcttatagtaaatctgagtttggtgagtaccaaacttggtgggtgtcaaaatagctagcctgtgatggccgggctatctactcagaatattgcaaaatgtgctttcaccgaaaagctattttaaaattggacatagcgattgcataaaggagttctgtatctataattcttaaaataattgttatgtattttgtgaacgtttatcgtgagtaatttagtaaattcaccggaagtgttcggtgggaatgctagtcacatgctaatcacatgctaatgtaaaaagctggtttttgatatgaacttgattgaacaaaacatgcatgtattgtataacataatgtcctaggagtgtcatctgatgaagatcatcaaaggttagtgctgcatttagctgtggttttggtttttgtgacattatatgctagcttgaaaaatgggtgtctgattatttctggctgggtactctgctgacataatctaatgttttgctttcgttgtaaagcctttttgaaatcggacagtgtggttagattaacctctatgggctaggtgggacgcttgcgtcccacctacgtaacagccactgccagcctgtggcgcgattttcaaaaccttaaaaatcctattacttcaatttctcagacatatgactattttacagctatttaaagacaagactctcgttaatctaaccacactgtccgatttcaaaaaggcaaacttccggggaattcgctaacattttactaaattactcacgataaacgttcacaaaaagcataacaattattttaagaattatagatacagacctcctctatgcactcgatatgtccgattttaaaatagctttttggtgaaagcacattttgcaatattctaagtacatagcccaggcatcacgggctcgctatttagacacccggcaagtttagcactcaccataatcatatttactattataaaagtttgattaccttttgttgtcttcgtcagaataaaCACCCAGgaatgctacttcaataacaaatgttggtttggtccaaaataatccatcgttatatccgaatagcggcgttttgttcgtgcgttccagacactatccgaaatagtaaagaagtgtcgcgcgcatggcgcaattcgtgacaataaaattctaaatattccattaccgtactcgaagcatgtcaaccgctgtttaaaatcaatttttacgacatttttctcgtagaaagcgataatattccgacagggaatctccttttcggcaaacagaggaaaaaaatcccaaaggcgggggcggtcgggtcacgcgcataagcccagtgtcccttgatcggccacttgagaaaggcgataatgtgtttcagcctggggctggaatgacgacattctgttttttccccgggctctgagcgcctatggacgacgtgggaagtgtcacgttagagcagagatccttagtaaatgatagagatggaaaagaagttcaagaaatggtcacacaggccacttcctgtaaaggaatctctcaggttttgacctgccatttgagttctgttatactcacagacaccattcaaacagttttagaaaatttagggtgttttctatccatatgtaataagtatatgcatattctagttactgggtaggagtggtaaccagattaaatcgggtatgttttttatccagccgtgtcaatactgccccctagccctaacaggttaacgagagtcttgtctttaaaatggtgtaaaatagtcatatgtttgagaaattgaagaaatagcatttctaaggtatttgaatatcgcgccacgggattccactggttGTTGagtagcaagcgtcccacctagcccatagaggttaaacaagtGTATGTTTAACATTACCACATACCAGTCATCAATatgtgtaacagggttggttgtgtttccacttgcctctaaagaaaggtgtatttaatgttcaagcattcttaTTGGTTGGATCAACTCTGATGACAATAAGGCgtgttgtgattggccccgcttgcagatagggggagattgcgaacgtcaggtcttcccagtatgaaaatgtgatgcaaggggtagGTCACATTCTGAATACAGTTTTCTATTTTACCAATAGCTACTGTTGTCAATGCAAACAATACAATCTACAGTTAAGGAAACGCAGTCTTCaaacttttttttctccttttttttgCAGAGTGTTTATGTTATTGCTGTACATTActgatttatacatgtgtgggtatatggtacctgttagggattgaggggctttctgggatttgctttggcatatgattgctgtaaataagtgtgttagctagcatacaccaatgtaatggtcacataaacccactgctaacacagttgtcttcatgctacagattttgccatcgacagccatcaatatcgttaagccctgcacaactaccgtgctTTTTCCTATTTAACAGAAATAAatgatgctcaactgggaccactGGCTGATGTGATTTTTTAGGAGaaaacacaacgcaaggagagtacGATTTACATCTGTTACATACGCATGCTGGATATGTAGACTAAGCTTTGAACCAAGAGTGCTAGCTCATATCATCGATAAGACTCACCTCTCCTGATGAATGAATGCAAACCCTACTATACCTGATTGATGTTTTCCTCCGAGGTCTCATTTTTGTTTTTCCTGAATTCTTCATTTATCTTCCGTCTTGCAGCTTAGGGggttgaaaataaaaaataaaataaaaagctagTCAGGTCAAACAGCTGTTACAGTCACTGCTACTACACATATCCCTCCAGGATTTCAGACGGATTTTTTTTGTGATACTTGCAGTGTAAAATGCTAGATTTTGTTGCAGACATTTTGAAATTTTGCATGACAATATGCAACAATTTTGTTCAATTTGTCACAAATGCACTGACAGAGTTTGTTGACATGTGGTTTGATTGAACCATATTatgcagcagcgttgcagttcttaacacaaaccggtgcgcctggcacctactaccataccctgttcaaaggcacttaaatattttgtcttgcccattcaccctctgaatggcacacatacacactccgtctctcaattgtctcaaggcttttttttaaaaatccttctttaacctgtatcatccccttcatctacaatgattgaagtggatttttcaagtgacatcaatatgggatcatagctttcacctggattcacctggttagtctatgtcatgaagagcaggtgttcttaatgttttgtatgctcAAGTGTATGTTTAACATTACCATCTATCTAGCACTACACAACTTATTCCACTTATTAAAAATAATCAACTGTCTACTATCTAGCTACTCATATACCTGTCAATGCTCTGGTATCTTCTTTGAACAACTCCATTCTTGTTCTGTGCAGTGCTTTGAACACTCTGAGGACCTATGAAAAGAAACGATGAAATAACCTTTAACATACAAGAATCTCTATGggcactacaataacactacaagCAATTATTCATTACCTTTTTGATGGCCAAGCCTAAGTAAATTAGCTAAT of Salmo salar chromosome ssa01, Ssal_v3.1, whole genome shotgun sequence contains these proteins:
- the lyrm7 gene encoding complex III assembly factor LYRM7, translated to MASRLKVLRVFKALHRTRMELFKEDTRALTAARRKINEEFRKNKNETSEENINQMIKMAAGVEVFLRQDVVQAEHVAEDRIQLRPRESLLLENVPYCDTPRKRSSSNNAPKQSCNDAPITRCE